A genomic segment from Saprospiraceae bacterium encodes:
- a CDS encoding multiheme c-type cytochrome, with protein sequence MKKKKYFIIASLFLAAFVYYCISTAKGLDYYQPEPLATHFNGEAFVGSRTCMECHADISTTHLQTAHFNTSASANAKNIKGSFKKGANTVKLEEVEFEMVKKGKSFYQLTTLNSPGQQIPPEKIDIVVGSGVKGQSYLTWEDDYLFQLQVSYYPPLDTWINSPGYPDRLLKRPIRDGCLKCHVTFATNRDFSGQGNQYDQAKMVYGVDCERCHRPAAKHVIFHRNNPDVKAAKFMLKLDTLSRQQRLDACAQCHSGPRDNIIQGNSFTYLTGETLKDYSRNFYTGQPDSALDVHGNQYGLLTTSKCFIQSANMDCSTCHDPHKKQRGNRTHFNEKCIGCHSPGSSVTCTAEMAVRETKANNCITCHMPNSPSKGMSVELNSLKTSVYVRTHLIGVYPKESWLD encoded by the coding sequence ATGAAGAAAAAAAAGTATTTTATTATCGCAAGCTTGTTCCTGGCTGCTTTTGTATACTATTGCATCAGCACGGCAAAAGGACTTGATTATTATCAGCCAGAGCCCCTGGCCACTCATTTTAATGGTGAGGCATTTGTAGGCTCACGGACCTGTATGGAATGCCATGCCGACATCTCGACTACCCATTTGCAAACCGCCCATTTTAATACTTCTGCCTCTGCCAATGCCAAAAACATTAAAGGCAGCTTTAAAAAAGGTGCTAATACAGTAAAACTGGAAGAGGTGGAATTTGAAATGGTAAAAAAAGGGAAATCGTTTTATCAACTCACTACCCTGAATAGTCCAGGACAACAAATCCCTCCGGAAAAAATTGATATTGTGGTTGGATCAGGTGTAAAGGGACAGTCGTACCTCACCTGGGAAGATGACTACCTGTTTCAGTTGCAAGTATCTTATTATCCGCCCCTGGATACCTGGATCAATAGCCCCGGATATCCCGATCGCCTGTTGAAAAGGCCGATACGGGACGGCTGCTTAAAATGTCATGTTACCTTTGCTACCAACCGCGACTTTTCGGGCCAGGGAAATCAATACGACCAAGCCAAAATGGTATACGGCGTGGATTGTGAGCGATGCCACCGGCCCGCCGCCAAGCACGTCATTTTTCATAGAAACAATCCTGATGTCAAAGCCGCAAAATTCATGCTGAAATTGGACACCCTTTCAAGGCAACAGCGCCTGGATGCCTGTGCGCAATGTCATTCAGGACCGCGTGACAATATCATACAAGGCAATTCCTTTACTTACCTTACGGGCGAAACCTTAAAGGATTATTCCCGGAATTTTTATACCGGACAGCCAGATAGTGCGCTGGATGTTCACGGCAACCAGTATGGCCTGCTAACCACCAGTAAATGTTTTATCCAATCTGCTAATATGGATTGTAGTACTTGCCATGATCCGCATAAAAAACAACGGGGAAATAGGACCCATTTTAATGAAAAATGCATAGGATGCCATAGCCCTGGCAGTTCCGTTACCTGCACCGCTGAAATGGCGGTAAGAGAGACCAAAGCCAATAACTGTATAACCTGCCATATGCCCAATAGCCCTTCCAAAGGCATGTCGGTTGAATTGAACAGCTTGAAAACTTCTGTTTATGTACGAACGCATTTAATTGGCGTTTATCCAAAGGAATCTTGGCTTGATTAA